The Sorangiineae bacterium MSr11367 genome window below encodes:
- a CDS encoding SMI1/KNR4 family protein: protein MSDDAAMAALVAREQKLGISLPASFVEWYGMLGGIELLQRNSNCDNPVPIVRLGASLDGPWDDPTDCVAEGLLIFMVENQGVCVWAVQLGRSDDPPVLVACDPDYEWQPCAETFSSFIECQIWDHAEILADTTPHARMVIQAQDLPLRSDDLAFLRRNFTERTTTRGWPGDIQYRFEHGETRLLLWDGEDQADWWICARTSENLTEIVEKLWYCGDLRATLWSNDPRAEEVLQNVRASKR, encoded by the coding sequence ATGAGCGATGACGCGGCCATGGCGGCCCTCGTGGCCCGGGAGCAGAAACTCGGTATTTCGCTGCCCGCTTCTTTTGTCGAGTGGTACGGCATGCTAGGCGGTATCGAGTTATTGCAACGTAATAGCAATTGCGACAATCCCGTCCCCATTGTGCGGCTTGGCGCGTCATTGGATGGGCCTTGGGACGACCCCACCGACTGTGTGGCCGAAGGTCTCCTCATCTTCATGGTCGAGAATCAAGGTGTATGCGTTTGGGCCGTCCAGCTCGGTCGATCGGACGATCCGCCGGTGCTCGTCGCGTGCGATCCTGATTACGAATGGCAGCCCTGTGCGGAGACATTTTCATCATTCATCGAGTGCCAGATCTGGGACCACGCGGAGATCCTCGCCGATACGACGCCGCACGCGCGAATGGTGATTCAAGCTCAGGATTTGCCATTGCGGAGCGACGATTTGGCATTTCTGCGGCGAAATTTCACCGAACGAACGACCACACGGGGCTGGCCCGGCGATATTCAGTACCGTTTCGAACACGGCGAAACGCGCCTTCTTCTCTGGGACGGAGAAGATCAGGCGGATTGGTGGATTTGCGCACGGACGAGCGAAAACTTGACAGAAATCGTCGAGAAACTTTGGTACTGCGGCGACCTTCGCGCGACGCTCTGGAGCAACGACCCACGCGCGGAGGAGGTCCTCCAGAACGTGCGCGCGTCGAAGCGGTAG